The Dehalococcoidia bacterium genome contains a region encoding:
- the mobB gene encoding molybdopterin-guanine dinucleotide biosynthesis protein B, with amino-acid sequence MLPIVSIVGHAQSGKTMLVERLIGEFRERGYRVAVVKHTVKDFEMDSPGKDTWRYAEAGSDAVAISAPHRMALIKPQENNDSIEGVLRLLGEDFDLVLVEGFHEAHIPKIEVHRSALKKGLRCAPEELKAIVTDETLEVDRP; translated from the coding sequence ATGCTTCCTATCGTTTCTATAGTGGGCCATGCACAGTCCGGCAAGACCATGCTTGTGGAGCGCCTCATTGGCGAGTTCAGGGAACGGGGGTACCGCGTAGCCGTAGTGAAGCATACCGTCAAGGACTTCGAGATGGATAGCCCGGGGAAGGACACCTGGCGCTACGCCGAGGCAGGAAGTGACGCAGTGGCCATCAGCGCACCGCATAGGATGGCCCTGATTAAGCCACAGGAAAACAATGACTCCATAGAAGGGGTATTGCGCCTGCTAGGAGAGGATTTCGACCTGGTGCTCGTCGAGGGATTTCATGAGGCCCACATACCCAAGATCGAGGTACATCGCAGCGCTCTGAAAAAAGGTCTCCGCTGTGCCCCCGAGGAATTAAAGGCTATCGTAACCGACGAGACCCTTGAGGTTGACCGCCCCCA